In Acanthochromis polyacanthus isolate Apoly-LR-REF ecotype Palm Island chromosome 18, KAUST_Apoly_ChrSc, whole genome shotgun sequence, the following proteins share a genomic window:
- the LOC110957496 gene encoding casein kinase II subunit alpha'-like, producing MVPPRSLENLRGGTDIIRLVDTVKDPVSRIPALVFECINNTDFKELYQKLTDYDIRFYMYELLKALDYCHSMGIMHRDVKPHNVMIDHQLRKLRLIDWGLAEFYHPSQEYNVRVASRYFKGPELLVDYQMYDYSLDMWSLGCMLASMIS from the coding sequence ATGGTTCCTCCTCGCAGTCTGGAGAACCTGCGAGGAGGAACCGACATCATCCGATTGGTGGACACAGTCAAAGACCCGGTGTCCAGAATTCCAGCGCTGGTCTTTGAATGCATCAATAACACAGACTTCAAGGAGTTGTACCAGAAGTTGACAGATTATGATATCCGTTTCTACATGTATGAACTACTGAAGGCTCTGGACTACTGTCACAGTATGGGAATCATGCACCGTGACGTCAAACCCCACAATGTGATGATTGACCACCAGTTGAGAAAGCTACGCCTTATAGACTGGGGCCTGGCAGAGTTCTACCATCCATCGCAGGAGTACAATGTCAGAGTGGCCTCCAGATACTTCAAAGGTCCAGAACTGCTGGTGGATTACCAGATGTACGACTACAGTCTAGACATGTGGAGTCTGGGCTGCATGTTGGCCAGTATGATCTCTTAG